A region of the Cucurbita pepo subsp. pepo cultivar mu-cu-16 chromosome LG14, ASM280686v2, whole genome shotgun sequence genome:
gtTCAttagttgacttttttttttatcaaagaaACGTGTCATCCTcacaatattttgtttgaattgcAACAGATTGTTTATGATGTCACTGAGATGGAGAGCTTTAACAACGTCAAGCAATGGCTGAATGAGATTGATAGATATGCTAATGATAGTGTATGCAAGCTTTTAGTAGGAAATAAGTGTGATTTAGTTGAGAACAAGGTTGTTGACACAGAGACAGCAAaggtataatttttatttagctGTGCCATAATTTTTGAACttccaacttttcttttcgCTTACTACAAACGTTTAGCAAGTTCATTCAGCCACCTTTGATCGAAAGTTCctattaattttatgatctTCGATGTAAATCTggtatatatttattcatgCACTTCCGAAGTTCTAATATTACTCTGTTGAGCATCATTGGTTTTAGGTCGTGTCCCTTCTCTCTATCGACCTCCCCACTTCCACTTCCTTACTTCTCCTTGTCCTGCCCCCGAGAATATAGAAGATAAGTTGACTTAATACTCGATTTACTGTATTTTCCTCTTCATGGATGGATTGCAGGCATTTGCAGACGAGCTCGGAATTCCTTTTCTGGAGACGAGTGCAAAAGACTCGATCAATGTGGAGCAAGCTTTCTTAACTATGGCTgctgaaataaagaaaaagtaacAACCATTCTGCCCGTTCTTTCTTTTCGTTCTTCCTTCCTTCGGCGTTGTTGAAAAATTCAATGGCTTGATGTTGAATTTCTCTGTCGTTATGCGTTGTTTCTGACATTTCAAAATGGATTTTAGAATGGGAAGCCAGCCAAGTTCGTCGATGTCGTCGGGGAATGTGCAAATGAAGGGGCAACCAATTGAGCAAAAGAGCAGCTGTTGCagttgagaagaagaagaagaagtcgCCTAATTATATAAAAGGTAAAATCTAAGTTAACAGGTTTCTTAAGAAGAAGTCGTCTTTACTTTGTGTTGGCTCAAGGATTTCAATGTTATGGTGAATTGTTCCCTATTTGAAACGTTTCTGTGTATAAATGTTTTGTGACAGTCACCTTTGGATACTTTTCTGTCTCTCCTAATCATCTCCATACACTAAACTCTGGAGAGAATTATATCAGTGTCGTTTGGAGTAAAGAAAATCATTCCGACATTCATTGAGGACAGTCATATTTTGTCGTGTCGTGTCGCCATGTTAGTTTTGTGATGTTCTAGCCACTGTATATACTCTTTCCCATAACTTTTCTAGCAACTAGTTAGGGTACCATAGGACCATATTTAGGGGGATGTCGGGCTTAAACATCGGATCGGTGCTAAGAGTATCTCTTGCTCGTGTCTCGGTGGAAAAGAACTGATTTGAAAACAACCCATATAGGTTTGTATATAGTTAATTGATTTGTGAATCATTGAGGACAATCATATTTCGTCGTATCGCCATGTCAGTTTTGTGATGTTCTAGCCACATTAATATATTCTTTCCCGTAACTTTTCTAGCAACTAGGttgtgatgtcctacattagttggggaggagaacaaaccaccatttataagggtgtggaaaccttcccctagtagacgcgttttaaagcgtTGAGGGAAAACCTTCCCtcaagggaaaacccaaataggacaatatctgctagtagtggatGTGGGTCGTTACATAGGTAGTGTCTTGTTGCACCACGGAACTATAGGACCATATTTAGTGGGATGTCGGGCTTAAACTTCGAATCGGTGCTAAGAGTATCTCTTGCTCGTGTGTCTCGGTGGAAAATAACTAATTTGAAAACAACCCCCCTATAGGtttatatacatacatatatatatatatatatatatatatatatatatatatatacttaattTATTGATGAGTTCAACCTCTTCCACTTGGTGATTGTTATATGTTTAGGCCTTATTTTATGATctaaaaaacttttttttttaaattttattattttttactttcctattagtatttcattttatcaacAATACAATtgatttcttaatttattttagtttaccGCATCATTTCattaacaattaaaaagatttttattttacaaaacaattatttgattttatccAACAAAATagcttttgaaattaaattataacactactttttgttaatttataaaataattatttaatttaacacaacaaaatatattttggaataaaattaagTCAGACCAAAtcaggaaaaataaataaataaatcatttgaaa
Encoded here:
- the LOC111809715 gene encoding ras-related protein RABD1-like, with translation MSNEYDYLFKLLLIGDSSVGKSCLLLRFADDSYVDSYISTIGVDFKIRTVELDGKTVKLQIWDTAGQERFRTITSSYYRGAHGIIIVYDVTEMESFNNVKQWLNEIDRYANDSVCKLLVGNKCDLVENKVVDTETAKAFADELGIPFLETSAKDSINVEQAFLTMAAEIKKKMGSQPSSSMSSGNVQMKGQPIEQKSSCCS